In one Mucilaginibacter sp. PAMB04168 genomic region, the following are encoded:
- a CDS encoding S1/P1 nuclease → MKKYSFLSGGIVLAALGLVSWGFKGHRAVATIAQHHITSNTAYTVSAYLKGEQMDEVSTWADENRDPKTAPWHYINLPLGLSRNAFVKAVQESDNNVYTAILKTEATLRDLNASTEAKNEALKYLIHLVGDAHQPMHVSRKEDKGGNTIQLRFDNKGTNLHSLWDSKLIDHEGLSQEDIVKNYDTATPAEIKKWEADSPIEWLWESYQITTELYANAKPGQNIDEVYYQKYIRVIRKRIDQAGIRLAGELNRVLAGQKVTGIKVPTPAPIPASGTTVVKLEEIKNYTGKIVTVSGKAFSSRDIGSMVLVNLGAAYPNQLLTLAMKGEAKSLGSSIEGKEVTITGQVIDYKGKPEIIVTDPTLLTVK, encoded by the coding sequence ATGAAAAAATATTCGTTTTTATCAGGCGGCATTGTTTTGGCCGCATTGGGTTTAGTTTCCTGGGGATTTAAAGGTCATCGTGCAGTCGCCACCATCGCGCAGCACCACATTACTTCTAACACCGCTTATACTGTTTCAGCTTACCTAAAAGGGGAACAAATGGATGAAGTTAGTACATGGGCCGATGAGAACCGTGATCCTAAGACCGCACCCTGGCATTATATTAATCTTCCGCTTGGTCTTTCCCGCAATGCCTTTGTCAAAGCGGTACAAGAAAGCGACAACAATGTGTATACCGCCATACTCAAAACTGAAGCGACGCTTAGAGATTTGAACGCATCTACGGAAGCCAAGAACGAGGCCTTAAAGTACCTGATCCACTTGGTTGGTGATGCCCATCAGCCCATGCACGTGAGCCGTAAAGAAGACAAAGGCGGCAATACGATCCAGCTGCGCTTTGACAATAAAGGCACCAACCTCCACAGCTTATGGGACAGTAAACTGATCGACCATGAGGGATTGAGCCAGGAAGATATTGTAAAGAACTATGATACCGCCACCCCAGCCGAGATTAAGAAGTGGGAAGCCGACAGCCCGATCGAATGGTTATGGGAAAGCTATCAGATTACCACCGAACTGTATGCGAATGCCAAACCGGGCCAAAACATTGATGAGGTTTATTACCAGAAATATATAAGGGTGATCCGCAAGCGGATCGATCAGGCAGGTATCCGCCTGGCGGGAGAACTGAACCGGGTTCTGGCAGGTCAAAAAGTAACGGGTATTAAAGTCCCTACCCCCGCTCCCATCCCGGCGAGTGGTACAACTGTGGTCAAACTGGAAGAAATTAAAAATTATACAGGGAAGATCGTGACAGTTAGCGGAAAAGCATTCAGCAGCCGGGACATCGGCAGTATGGTGCTGGTCAACCTCGGTGCAGCCTATCCCAACCAGTTACTGACGCTGGCCATGAAAGGCGAAGCCAAGTCGTTAGGCAGTAGTATTGAAGGCAAAGAAGTAACGATCACCGGGCAGGTCATCGACTATAAAGGCAAACCTGAAATTATCGTTACCGACCCGACATTACTGACTGTTAAATAA